AAAGAGGGAAGTTTCCGCGAGATTTTTGAGAAGTTCCGCTCCGGGCAGGCCAAGATTCTCCTCGGCACCCAGATGATCGCCAAGGGCTTCGATTTCCCCGATGTCGCGCTCGTCGGCATTATCACCGCCGACACCAGCCTCGAACTCCCCGATTTTCGCGCCCGCGAACGCACTTTCCAGCTTCTTACCCAGGCTTCCGGTCGCGCCGGTCGCCACAACTTCGCCGGGCAGGTCATCCTGCAAACGCTCTACCCCGACGACAAGACCGTCCTGTTGGCGCAGGAGCATGACTACAAGAGCTTCTACGAATCCGAAATCGCCGAACGCCTCGAACTCGGCTTTCCCCCCTTTGTCCGCCTGATCCTGGTCGCCGTCGAATCCGCTGACGCCGCCCACGCCCAGAAGATCGGCAAAGAGATCAGAGACGCCGTCCACGGCCGTTTGACCGGCCTCGCTCGTGTCCACGGCCCGATCGCGGCTCCCATTCACAAGCGCCGCAGCTTCTTTCGCTTTCAAATTCTGATCAAGACCAAGCGTATCAAGACCGTGCTCAAGCTCGTGGCCGAAGTTCTCAACGTGCCGGAACGTCAAACAAACCGCCACCAACGGGTAATTGTTGACGTCGATCCGGTCGATATGATGTAAGTACAATGAACCTTGACAACGCCTTTGTTGTCGCTAACTTCCAACACCTATGCATGGAACCACTCCTATGGATAAGACTGCGACCAACGGTCGGCTGGTGACGATCGACCAAGTGCTGCACAACGACGAAATCACCGCCTGGATCGTCAAAGCCGATTATTACCTTGGCCGCCAGGGCTACACCGAGCACGGCTTGCGCCACTGCAAGCTCGTCTCCAAGATCGCCTACAACGTCCTCGAGCGCCTCGGTAAACCCGACCGCGTCTGCCAGTTGGCCGCCATTGCCGCCTATATGCACGACATCGGCAACGCCATCAACCGCGAGTACCACGCCCAGACCGGCGCCATGGCCGCCTATACGCTCTTGCACAAGATGGGTCTGGCCACCGAGGAGGCCGTCGATGTCGCGGCTGCCATCGGCAATCATGACGACAAAGAAATTCCCCCCGTCTCCGACATCGCTGCCGCCGTGATTCTCGCCGACAAATCGGATGTGCACTCTTCGCGCGTGCGCAACCTCGAACAACTCAACGT
This portion of the Candidatus Zixiibacteriota bacterium genome encodes:
- a CDS encoding HDIG domain-containing protein; protein product: MDKTATNGRLVTIDQVLHNDEITAWIVKADYYLGRQGYTEHGLRHCKLVSKIAYNVLERLGKPDRVCQLAAIAAYMHDIGNAINREYHAQTGAMAAYTLLHKMGLATEEAVDVAAAIGNHDDKEIPPVSDIAAAVILADKSDVHSSRVRNLEQLNVDIHDRVNYAAKASFLRVDPDKQNITLEIKIDDSIASVMEYFEIFLTRMVMCRNAATFLGMKFELDINGNKLL